aaccaagatggctgacgttctcacAATAatttagctcatattcaagctttttatggtttctgttcgtgcagtgtacttgaaaagttaaaaactaacgaaatctgatattaaaaaatatcacctgttaagtgtagttgtcacttgcgtgcggttagataccatttataggttatgtcgttatgacaccggcgccgaGAATTGTCGGCCATTTTCTTTAGTCTgccaaatgaaccaaaaaatgagatcaaattgatccgaatggaaagtcattatgatctcgagagtcaaatgatcgctggagcaaaatgctctgcaacaaaattgatcctttttttttactgtgcgggaagacaattagtccaggtagacttgcctcagtttagtCATTTTTACAGTGGGAAATGCCGCATGGAAGAGAAGCCGCTGAGTAGAGATGCAACAGTTGTAacatgccgcagatgagacatGCCTCAGATGTAACATGCCACAGAGGTGACATGCGGTAGTTGTGTCATACCGCAGATGAGAAATTCCACAGACGTGACAAGCCGCAGAtgagacatgccgcagatgtgacacgCCTAAGGTGAGACATGTCGCATatgtgacatgcctcagatgtCACATGCAGCAGGTGTGactcgccgcagagagacttgccgcatgtgacttGATATGGACCCTTCAACGAACTTAgagtttaattttagaaaaacattgcttacgtttttagtattatttatttgattaattactcGTTGGtgataatatatttaagaatatgcCATGATATAATTTGTCAAACCTTTCCAAATTACACATATTAGTTATTTGCGCAaatcaaaaaatagttattaaatttcACATATGAATAGTACTACATTCACACATTCAGATATTTACAAGGACTAAAAACAATTTAGTTTATACTAACCTCGCCAGATTTTGTAAATCTTCCGACTCgattgctttaaaaaatctaaaatgtttgAATGGCTGCGTACTGTGAAAAACCTAGAAAATTCTTGAGAAACCTGCAAAAAACTGGAATTGTCTGGGATGTTTTTCCGGGATTTGAGAAGGCACCCTGatgtgttaatttttaatcattaccCTGTAGTCTACttcgtttaaaacatttttaacccgatttttcttaaaattttgctacaacaaaatattgtaataaaatgtaaaaatgatttttaactgtGGGTTACTGATGTTCGTTTCTCATTGAGTATGATTTATCGATTGCATGCGGAAAATGAACTATCAAAGTCTGATACTTCTTCTCtaaaaactattacatttaatGGTGTCAAGTTGGAACCCAGAATCACGATATGTTTGATGTGCGtggcaaaaaattacaaattaatggaAACTTATGGAAATTCATTCTTACATGCCTATTCCATCTGTTCTATATTtggattgtaaaattttgttgcgaatcgaatatttcaaatttttgttacaaaaatagttttaactttaCTTATAGGTGCAACAGAGATGTCAATTCCTATGTTTGGTGGAGCAAtgaataacattaatttaaacTCTTGTGGCTATTTGTTCCCAAATATGGAAATGAAAATCATTGATGTACAAACAGGTGCAATTTTGGGTGCAagagaaaaaggagaaatttgttttaaatcaccCTGTTTGATGAAAAGTTACTTTCAGAATCAAAAGGCAACGGATGAAGCTATTGATTCGGAAGGTTTTCATAttgaattacaacaaattatacGTAATGAGATAGAttaagtttctaaatattttttacagatttaagtTTAGTTTAAGTTATTTactttaagtttatttttctagataaggaaatatttattataaatgtaattGAATTTCACACAGGATGGTATCATACTGCCGACTTTGGCTATTATGAGGAGTCTGGTTTAGGATATATTcttggaagattaaaaaatactttgatgGTACAAATAAACGGAAATAGTGTACCTCTATGGAAAACTGACCGCGTTTTGCAGCTAATCTATAAAATTATAGAAGTTTCAATTCTATCAGATTTAGTAATTTCGGATCATCCAAAGATTTTCGCTTTTCTAGCGCTCATGAAAGAATCAAAGGTAATTACTATTTTCTTTGTTAATGAATGGAAAACTATATAAAGCAGAATTTGACTCTCCAGCTGTAGCTCACATAAGAGGAACTTAGTAGACTTGTGAATAATTTTAAGCGATATAACTATACcaattgttgtaaaaatattgGACAAACTGCCACGAACATAAAATGGAAAAGTTGATTTGAAGGGTCTGCAGAAAATAGATGAAAACTACatgtaaaagtaaaaatattaatcgtGATTGGTTTCTTAtgggaattataaattttaaggaatCATTAAGAAATTACCTAtcgaatttcatatttgaatttctaGATAACTTTGTATGCATACttagtttattaataattatatgatttataaatcattcaacgaattttttaattttaatttccgaaAGATTCGTTCTAAAATATCTATATAAAACCGttcttaatttattgaaaatatttgagtatgatcgattaaataaatttcaaagtaaagaTGCAAACAAAAACAGTAAAACTGGAACTACCAATGaactgcaaattttaaattaaattaatcgagGTACTTTGCCCATTTTTTCATATACTGCAACTTTATATTGAGCAGCTCGTGatgattaaacatttaataataattaattttcaaccaagaaatgtgaaaaattgaatgtttaaccaagaattttttttcaatcaatgaagaaaaaaaaatctcatccaaattgttaagttttcaagtcgtaagacgaattttttaacggaaaattgaatgcattttctatcaaaataattgaattttcgactaaaaaatacgagttttcaacaaaagaaattttttaacataatacatgaattttcaacaagttattttagctcttgatgaagtttttaacgtaatagttgaatttaaaaaaaggttcatttcaacgcaatagttaaattttgtactaaaaagaaaaatttctaccaaaaagattgaatATCTGTAAAAACGAAACTTTCGacaacaattttagttaaatattcagtaaaaaaaattaattttgaatacaaaaaaactaattttaaaatacatgatttttcaaccaaaatggcaAATTAGTCATCAAGAAGTTTATTGCTTTGGCTCAATAAGAAATAACTCATTTTCAagccagagaaattaattttgtaccagaaagactaatttttcaccaaaacaaaataatctttaataaaacataggaatttgcaaacaaaagaaaaaattaatcaccaagaagactaattttctgcgACAAAAgagaatgtttcaaaaaaatacagaaaCATTCAATA
This DNA window, taken from Belonocnema kinseyi isolate 2016_QV_RU_SX_M_011 chromosome 9, B_treatae_v1, whole genome shotgun sequence, encodes the following:
- the LOC117180586 gene encoding uncharacterized protein LOC117180586 → MAVNSVLCALWLRKQGLKPADIVFTCTFNAMYSYIPVLATFYIGASHLFVKKSIHVGWYHTADFGYYEESGLGYILGRLKNTLMVQINGNSVPLWKTDRVLQLIYKIIEVSILSDLVISDHPKIFAFLALMKESKL